A window from Deinococcus aerophilus encodes these proteins:
- a CDS encoding DEAD/DEAH box helicase yields the protein MTADEVRVLNALENIEERRINFGLYETYTTVQEVAQREEVQAWLGDSAIPGLLASLVAKRYVMEPRSGLYRSRISEMVRLLKNVKQRFREGDEAQAPYLVQSMRVRFKDRERLRRETRFRKVLDGVQATHRGRNVRAATRLLGEGFSSALGLPLDRVDVTNVQARSFTELTDAYFTQTGGAFVITGNTGSGKTEAALLPLLTGLLEETIRDDRRGVKVMLVYPRQNLAKNQLERLCEYAAHVNRAMRGPTGQGLGLRPLSVGMVFGNTPGTLGDLQGSGPNSERKWHWDRSEDGQQHVVPYFTGSGGSPVLAQVQADGRATLTSDGGFGAGGWQLDTFQATRDSVLQAPPDLLIITTEMLHRWMMDPKALGVFGLPRQWSERPAFHPPRAVVMDEIHLYSGIHGSQIAALLRRLKYRIDNAMYGYARGTADEATTWKTPLLIGMSATIGRPGQFWSKLTGVPEYRVSAIEPQPEDYDPAQGRDYFLFIRPESFSRGKVIGDASAAIQTIMTIAHNMVRRPAEGQTPAKHRTLIFQDSISKLKKLTVEFRDAESRLNLAALRLKPPGGDVQTSAAFQDGEYWYFDAQDPHQFNEGRTRVGAAPTALTSADHPVFSGGGQDGRVLNRDIIFATTSLEVGYDDPSIQFVMQHHAPSNIASFVQKKGRAGRDLSDRPITAVTLSRNSYRDAFYFQNPEALTDPADYEPALNPENDFIQRFHAVALLFDELTQRTGRLWYALPVGTKLQDHLDAIFSELTRLDARYPFITNGYERVIAATLRQQEGYRTWQALWGWFQKTLLDPEVCHRADRPNRTRPVSLLQLCPDIPENLFSSVNLPVVQVMVPPARPGAEWNFVKEDVALTFSEFGAGRVTRRYGTSHLLHWRSPTVRVNGTVIQNAMAMERYKQREGGGYGPFKPALIKDLPTASGLGDAFERYMPLGVRRLYGQMPKRFYRLRYLELWSFGRLDPNNPRAPVQGAQAYGRKRPDGSVELRQLWEEATGEAQQALFDKGWRVVSPDSNSYPLSFSAVHPLGEARLRVPVPPLFGSLVQPLEYYYGEEDGQRSRLAAWEVQYGAEATIALHKRHPQGEDPQAGRGYNLVRYVSEHDGEPLLYGYDLCTEGLRVPYDPQVLSQAAQAVAQQQWADVRTQVHLQDQFLRYLLKSESWAEGVEGGLNTFTQRRMADVLCTMRAEARAHGQSGPEFLAALRDQAGWQTLVRGAQRYWADHRTLHPDFLEQAWVTWQDDRAYEKLRRLFSRVQNKAQVSAYVRDTLVHSLKHAARNMFMMQGSADHHQIGSGTQLHITHGHDPQDHAFYVYERNQDGAGSTRAAARVMGEHPAGERTGHHVTAWWRYTLECPVAEEQQFVKAVLALNRRTPIVHEVRVLLSLPAHERKDDGLRRALVQATEGLLRDDSPELMHLATVLTSEVHVNGERFPHLDVLLELLDLESELSAHFHRTPLPQELAGYALTLLKEDRNLPNLARLLQVYRTHFQQVLDEEEGEEEMTADDRFLAQVESWSLSTCVDACPACLAGSCDQGHIDVTRHNVSRTLLKRAHEVLTAPITVRGDDLDVAEVVRLADSHGGFVLHEHQGHLSDQLVRAFARAGLQQQGRVFDPEHLTLRTVLYRQEAL from the coding sequence TTGACCGCTGACGAAGTGAGGGTCCTCAACGCCCTGGAAAACATCGAGGAACGTCGCATCAACTTTGGGCTGTATGAGACGTACACCACCGTCCAGGAGGTGGCCCAGAGAGAGGAAGTGCAGGCCTGGTTGGGGGATTCGGCGATTCCAGGCCTACTCGCCTCCCTGGTGGCCAAACGGTATGTGATGGAACCCCGAAGCGGACTTTACCGGTCGCGCATCAGTGAAATGGTGCGGCTGCTGAAAAACGTGAAGCAGCGCTTCCGGGAGGGGGACGAAGCGCAGGCCCCTTATCTGGTGCAGAGCATGCGCGTGCGGTTTAAGGACCGCGAACGGCTCCGGCGGGAAACGCGCTTCCGGAAGGTGCTGGACGGGGTGCAGGCCACCCACCGTGGACGGAACGTGCGGGCGGCCACACGCCTGCTGGGGGAAGGTTTTTCCAGTGCGCTGGGGCTTCCCCTAGACAGAGTGGACGTCACAAACGTTCAGGCACGCAGTTTCACGGAACTGACCGACGCCTACTTCACACAGACCGGCGGGGCTTTCGTCATCACGGGAAACACCGGCAGTGGCAAAACGGAGGCGGCCCTGCTGCCCTTGCTGACGGGGCTGTTAGAGGAAACCATCCGGGATGACCGGCGGGGCGTCAAGGTCATGCTGGTCTATCCCCGTCAGAATCTCGCCAAAAACCAGTTGGAGCGCTTGTGTGAGTACGCGGCGCACGTGAACCGTGCCATGCGCGGACCGACCGGGCAGGGCCTGGGTCTGCGGCCCTTGAGCGTAGGGATGGTGTTCGGCAACACGCCAGGGACCCTGGGCGACCTGCAGGGAAGCGGGCCGAACAGTGAGCGCAAATGGCACTGGGACCGAAGTGAGGACGGGCAACAGCATGTGGTGCCGTACTTTACGGGTTCAGGCGGTTCCCCCGTACTGGCGCAGGTGCAGGCTGACGGCCGCGCCACCTTGACTTCAGACGGTGGGTTCGGCGCGGGAGGCTGGCAGCTCGATACGTTCCAGGCCACCCGGGACTCGGTGCTGCAGGCGCCCCCGGACCTGCTGATCATCACCACGGAGATGCTGCACCGGTGGATGATGGACCCGAAGGCGTTGGGCGTGTTCGGCTTGCCGCGCCAGTGGTCTGAGCGTCCGGCGTTTCACCCACCGCGCGCGGTCGTGATGGATGAAATTCACCTCTACAGTGGCATTCATGGATCGCAGATCGCGGCCTTGCTGCGCCGACTGAAATACCGGATTGACAATGCCATGTACGGTTATGCCCGCGGCACGGCGGATGAAGCCACCACCTGGAAGACCCCCCTGCTGATCGGCATGAGCGCAACGATTGGTCGCCCGGGCCAGTTCTGGTCGAAGCTAACCGGGGTGCCGGAATACCGCGTGAGTGCCATCGAACCGCAACCGGAGGACTACGATCCCGCGCAGGGCCGCGACTACTTTCTATTTATTCGCCCGGAATCGTTCTCGCGCGGCAAAGTGATTGGGGACGCGTCAGCGGCCATTCAGACCATTATGACCATCGCGCACAACATGGTGCGGCGTCCGGCCGAGGGGCAGACGCCGGCCAAGCACCGCACCTTGATCTTCCAGGACAGCATTTCGAAGTTGAAGAAGCTAACGGTGGAGTTCCGGGACGCGGAGAGCCGGTTGAATCTGGCGGCGCTGCGGCTGAAGCCCCCAGGCGGTGACGTGCAGACCAGCGCCGCATTCCAGGACGGGGAGTACTGGTACTTTGACGCGCAGGATCCCCATCAGTTCAACGAAGGCCGCACGCGGGTCGGCGCCGCGCCGACGGCACTGACGTCGGCAGATCATCCGGTGTTTAGCGGCGGCGGTCAGGACGGCCGAGTGCTCAACCGTGACATCATCTTTGCCACAACCAGTCTGGAGGTGGGATACGACGACCCCAGTATCCAGTTCGTCATGCAGCATCATGCCCCCAGCAACATCGCGTCGTTTGTTCAGAAAAAAGGCCGAGCAGGCCGGGACCTGAGCGACCGGCCGATCACGGCCGTGACGCTCAGCCGCAACAGTTACCGCGACGCGTTTTACTTCCAGAATCCTGAAGCCCTCACGGACCCGGCCGATTACGAACCCGCGCTGAACCCGGAAAATGACTTTATTCAGCGTTTCCATGCGGTGGCCCTGCTGTTTGATGAACTGACCCAGCGGACAGGGCGCCTCTGGTATGCCCTGCCGGTTGGCACGAAGCTTCAGGACCACCTGGACGCCATTTTTAGCGAGCTAACCCGCCTGGACGCCCGCTACCCCTTCATCACGAATGGCTATGAACGGGTGATTGCGGCGACCTTAAGGCAGCAGGAGGGATACCGCACCTGGCAGGCATTGTGGGGGTGGTTTCAGAAGACCCTGCTGGATCCGGAAGTGTGCCACCGGGCGGACCGGCCGAATCGGACCCGGCCAGTCAGTCTGCTGCAACTGTGCCCAGACATTCCGGAAAACCTGTTCAGCAGTGTCAACCTGCCGGTCGTACAGGTGATGGTGCCTCCGGCTAGGCCAGGGGCGGAATGGAACTTTGTTAAGGAGGATGTCGCCCTGACCTTCAGTGAGTTTGGTGCGGGGCGTGTCACCCGGCGGTACGGCACGTCGCACCTGCTGCACTGGCGGTCCCCGACCGTGCGGGTCAACGGCACAGTCATTCAGAACGCCATGGCAATGGAGCGGTATAAGCAACGGGAAGGGGGAGGATACGGACCATTCAAGCCGGCCCTGATCAAAGACCTTCCGACCGCCAGTGGCCTGGGTGACGCCTTTGAGCGGTACATGCCACTTGGTGTCCGCCGCCTCTACGGGCAGATGCCCAAACGCTTTTACCGCTTGCGTTACCTGGAATTGTGGTCGTTTGGCCGGCTCGATCCGAACAACCCCAGAGCCCCGGTGCAAGGCGCCCAGGCGTACGGCCGGAAACGGCCGGACGGAAGTGTGGAATTGAGGCAGTTGTGGGAAGAAGCCACCGGGGAGGCACAACAGGCCTTGTTCGATAAGGGGTGGCGGGTGGTGTCCCCTGACAGCAACAGTTACCCGTTGTCGTTCTCGGCAGTGCATCCGTTGGGTGAGGCGAGGTTGCGCGTACCGGTACCGCCATTGTTCGGGAGCCTGGTGCAACCGTTGGAGTACTACTACGGCGAGGAGGACGGGCAGCGCTCGCGTCTGGCCGCGTGGGAGGTGCAGTACGGGGCGGAAGCGACGATCGCGCTGCACAAACGCCACCCTCAAGGTGAGGATCCGCAAGCTGGCCGGGGTTACAACCTGGTGCGGTACGTGAGTGAGCATGACGGTGAGCCGCTGCTGTACGGGTACGACTTGTGTACCGAAGGGCTCCGCGTGCCGTACGACCCGCAGGTGCTCAGTCAGGCGGCGCAGGCGGTCGCGCAGCAGCAGTGGGCCGACGTCCGCACGCAGGTGCATCTGCAGGACCAGTTTTTGCGGTACCTCCTGAAAAGTGAGTCGTGGGCAGAAGGCGTCGAAGGCGGCCTGAACACCTTCACGCAACGCCGGATGGCAGACGTGCTGTGCACCATGCGCGCAGAAGCTCGGGCGCATGGTCAGAGCGGCCCCGAATTCTTGGCGGCCCTGCGGGATCAGGCTGGGTGGCAGACCTTGGTGCGGGGAGCGCAGCGTTACTGGGCAGACCACCGCACGCTCCACCCGGACTTCCTGGAGCAGGCTTGGGTCACCTGGCAAGATGACCGGGCGTACGAGAAACTGCGGCGGTTGTTTTCACGCGTCCAGAACAAAGCTCAGGTCAGCGCGTACGTTCGAGACACGCTCGTTCACTCGTTAAAGCATGCGGCGCGGAACATGTTTATGATGCAGGGCAGTGCCGACCATCACCAGATTGGTTCAGGCACCCAGTTGCACATCACGCATGGACACGATCCCCAGGATCATGCGTTTTATGTGTACGAGCGGAACCAGGATGGTGCAGGCAGCACCCGCGCGGCCGCGCGGGTCATGGGTGAACATCCCGCAGGCGAACGCACGGGCCATCACGTTACCGCCTGGTGGCGCTATACCCTCGAGTGCCCCGTGGCCGAAGAGCAGCAGTTCGTCAAGGCGGTCCTCGCATTGAACCGACGCACCCCCATCGTGCACGAGGTGCGGGTATTGCTGTCGCTCCCTGCGCACGAACGGAAGGATGACGGTCTGCGCCGCGCGCTGGTTCAAGCGACAGAGGGTCTGCTGCGGGACGACAGCCCTGAACTGATGCACTTGGCAACGGTGTTGACGTCGGAAGTACACGTCAATGGGGAACGCTTCCCGCACCTCGACGTGTTGCTGGAACTGCTGGATCTGGAGTCAGAGCTCAGTGCCCACTTCCACCGGACGCCTTTGCCGCAGGAACTCGCCGGGTACGCCCTGACCCTCTTAAAAGAGGACCGGAACCTGCCGAACTTGGCGCGGCTTCTTCAGGTGTACCGCACGCACTTCCAGCAGGTGCTGGATGAAGAGGAAGGCGAGGAGGAGATGACGGCCGACGACCGCTTCCTTGCCCAGGTGGAAAGCTGGTCGCTGTCGACCTGTGTGGACGCATGCCCGGCTTGCTTGGCGGGGTCCTGCGACCAGGGGCACATCGACGTGACCCGCCATAATGTGTCGCGCACGCTGCTCAAACGCGCCCATGAAGTCCTGACCGCGCCCATCACCGTTCGTGGGGATGATCTGGATGTGGCGGAGGTCGTTCGTCTGGCCGATTCCCACGGAGGATTCGTCCTGCACGAGCATCAAGGCCACCTCAGTGACCAACTGGTGCGCGCCTTCGCCAGGGCCGGGCTGCAGCAACAGGGACGCGTGTTTGATCCGGAACACCTGACCTTACGCACCGTGTTGTACCGGCAGGAAGCGCTGTGA